The following are encoded together in the Thalassolituus oleivorans MIL-1 genome:
- a CDS encoding NAD(P)H-dependent flavin oxidoreductase: MSLPAALQRGLTLPLVVSPMFLASGPALVSACCKAGAIGTFPALNQRTSAGLDQWLSEIRSELDAYEADTGKLAAPFGVNLVVHKSNTRLQEDLAILVKHKVPLVITSLGAVQEVIDAVHSYGGVVFHDVVNVRFARKAASVGVDGLIAVAAGAGGHAGDWNPFALVNELRQFFDKTLLLAGSLSTGRDIAAARMMGADLAYMGTRFIGTQECLVQPEYKQMLIDSSAADIVYTPQISGVNASFLRPSIEANGIDLGVHKKPDHVDFGAELDDAANDKSTTKAKPWKDLWSAGHGVGSIRDLPDAGTLVARLKEEYRAAINHFCGEEL, translated from the coding sequence ATGTCATTACCCGCTGCATTACAACGAGGTTTAACTTTGCCTCTTGTCGTTTCACCTATGTTTTTAGCATCTGGCCCTGCGCTAGTCAGTGCCTGCTGTAAAGCTGGAGCTATTGGTACATTCCCTGCCCTAAACCAACGCACGAGTGCAGGCCTTGATCAATGGCTGAGCGAAATCCGCTCAGAGCTTGATGCATACGAGGCCGATACCGGTAAGCTTGCGGCGCCTTTCGGGGTCAATCTAGTCGTGCACAAAAGCAATACCCGCCTGCAAGAAGATTTAGCTATTTTAGTGAAGCACAAAGTGCCTTTGGTTATTACGTCGCTGGGGGCCGTTCAAGAGGTGATCGATGCCGTACACAGCTATGGTGGCGTGGTATTTCATGATGTGGTTAATGTGCGCTTTGCGCGCAAGGCGGCGTCAGTTGGTGTTGATGGCTTAATTGCAGTTGCTGCTGGAGCAGGCGGTCATGCAGGCGATTGGAATCCGTTTGCACTGGTCAATGAATTACGTCAATTCTTTGATAAAACATTATTACTGGCAGGTAGTTTGTCCACCGGTCGAGATATCGCTGCGGCACGCATGATGGGTGCCGATTTAGCCTATATGGGAACCCGTTTTATCGGCACCCAAGAATGTCTTGTGCAGCCGGAATATAAGCAAATGCTAATCGATAGCTCCGCTGCCGACATTGTGTATACCCCACAAATTTCTGGTGTTAATGCGAGTTTTTTACGCCCAAGCATCGAAGCCAATGGGATTGATCTCGGCGTCCATAAAAAGCCCGACCATGTCGATTTTGGGGCTGAACTAGACGATGCAGCCAATGACAAATCAACGACCAAAGCAAAGCCTTGGAAAGACTTATGGTCAGCAGGCCATGGGGTTGGCAGCATCCGTGATTTACCCGACGCAGGTACGCTAGTCGCGCGTTTAAAAGAAGAATATCGAGCAGCGATCAATCATTTTTGTGGGGAAGAATTATGA
- a CDS encoding crotonase/enoyl-CoA hydratase family protein gives MSYNTLSYDVTDSILTITLNRPEQLNAFTVEMCEELIRAFDSASADDEVRAIIVTGAGRAFCAGMDLSREGNVFGLDESIQPTLEDMTSRYNDPDIVAGVRDTGGRVALSIFRCTKPVIAAINGAAVGIGATMTCAMDIRIATEHTRIGFIFSKVGVVPEACSSWFLPRIVGISRALEWTMTGDIFDGAEALEGGFVRAVVPADKLLDEARKIAKRISTRSAVSVAMIRQMMYRNSALDNPEDAHRIESLGMYYTSLVDGKEGVASFLEKRPSNFTAKVSDGMPPFYPWWEKKSN, from the coding sequence ATGAGCTACAACACCCTGTCATACGACGTCACCGATAGTATCTTAACGATTACTCTGAACCGTCCAGAGCAGTTAAACGCCTTTACAGTAGAAATGTGTGAAGAGCTGATTCGTGCCTTCGATAGCGCCAGTGCTGATGACGAGGTTAGAGCCATTATTGTCACCGGAGCAGGTCGTGCATTTTGCGCCGGAATGGATTTAAGCCGTGAAGGTAATGTCTTCGGTTTAGATGAAAGTATCCAACCGACATTAGAAGACATGACGAGCCGCTACAACGACCCTGATATCGTCGCAGGTGTACGCGATACTGGTGGTCGCGTGGCGTTATCTATTTTCCGCTGCACTAAACCTGTCATTGCTGCCATTAACGGCGCGGCGGTAGGAATTGGCGCAACCATGACCTGTGCCATGGATATTCGTATAGCCACTGAGCATACTCGCATTGGATTTATCTTTAGCAAGGTCGGCGTTGTGCCTGAAGCCTGCTCTAGCTGGTTTTTGCCGCGCATCGTTGGAATTTCACGAGCACTAGAGTGGACCATGACCGGCGACATATTTGATGGTGCAGAAGCACTGGAAGGCGGTTTCGTGCGCGCGGTCGTGCCCGCAGATAAGTTGCTCGACGAAGCACGCAAAATTGCTAAGCGCATTAGCACACGTTCTGCCGTGTCGGTCGCGATGATTCGTCAAATGATGTACCGCAACAGTGCTCTCGATAATCCTGAAGACGCCCATCGTATTGAATCTTTGGGTATGTATTACACCAGTCTCGTTGATGGTAAAGAGGGGGTTGCCTCCTTCCTTGAAAAACGCCCGTCTAACTTCACGGCTAAGGTCAGTGATGGAATGCCGCCGTTTTATCCTTGGTGGGAAAAAAAGTCCAACTGA
- a CDS encoding AraC family transcriptional regulator produces the protein MAEYQDHAIYPGAELFLIHEFMQTQDISARQWLLGVGLTEAQVFDPDTRVSLRQFDIIYRNIYRLAPQQDLGLTFGAALNLSRWGMLSGALLTSRTLGQALATANEMRSLVRSRFNLATNVVGELCHIEVSTHDAQEFPLSLRFAYEVLAASLQTQIRDLLSEDIHFEAVDFAFPTPTYADQYRLLLQCPVHFSAPKTRLTIKLDTLKRPLPLANPVARKQVLHVCRIEAERLARVLQGDIVWQVRELFARYDDTRVTLEQAAQALKVSARTLRRKLELANHSFKCLQEEHSLQLALRLLQQGDLTVNDIAMRCGYQDIASFRAAFKRWTGMLPTQHRASYLSISADQM, from the coding sequence ATGGCGGAATATCAAGACCACGCAATCTACCCTGGCGCCGAGTTGTTTTTGATTCATGAATTCATGCAAACACAAGATATTAGCGCTCGGCAGTGGTTGTTGGGGGTCGGCTTAACAGAAGCCCAAGTGTTTGATCCGGACACCCGAGTGTCGTTGCGCCAGTTCGATATTATCTATCGCAACATCTATCGCTTAGCTCCGCAGCAGGATTTGGGTCTTACCTTTGGTGCCGCGCTCAATTTATCGCGCTGGGGTATGTTATCGGGGGCCTTGCTGACGAGTCGCACTCTAGGCCAAGCGCTGGCAACTGCGAATGAAATGCGGTCATTGGTACGCAGTCGCTTCAACTTAGCAACCAATGTGGTGGGTGAGCTGTGTCATATCGAAGTCTCTACGCACGATGCTCAAGAGTTTCCCCTGAGTTTGCGTTTTGCTTATGAGGTATTGGCGGCAAGTCTACAGACACAGATTCGTGACTTATTAAGCGAAGACATTCATTTCGAGGCGGTCGATTTCGCGTTTCCAACGCCAACTTATGCTGATCAGTATCGTTTATTACTTCAGTGTCCAGTGCACTTCTCAGCGCCTAAAACGCGATTAACGATAAAACTCGATACGTTAAAACGGCCATTGCCGCTCGCTAATCCGGTGGCACGCAAACAAGTCCTTCATGTGTGTCGTATTGAGGCAGAGCGCTTAGCGCGGGTGCTGCAGGGCGATATCGTATGGCAGGTGAGGGAGTTATTTGCTCGTTATGACGATACGCGGGTAACCCTAGAGCAAGCCGCGCAGGCACTGAAGGTATCGGCGCGTACTTTGCGGCGCAAGCTTGAACTGGCTAATCACAGTTTTAAATGTCTGCAAGAAGAACACAGTCTTCAGCTCGCGTTGCGTTTACTACAGCAAGGTGACTTGACCGTTAACGACATAGCGATGCGTTGTGGCTATCAAGATATAGCCAGCTTCCGTGCCGCGTTTAAACGTTGGACAGGAATGTTGCCTACGCAGCATCGAGCATCGTATCTCTCTATTAGTGCTGACCAAATGTAA
- a CDS encoding metal-dependent hydrolase: MSVITPEIQPRRMAIPFDSLTQRFFFLDNPLLSVFVGALSSTFPPGEAEFIASVRLYRDKVTSPELQEQIRGFIGQEGHHSHQHKRANEVLRDLGIDAVRLEKSLEREIKRRLHEGKAKPKFRLALTVGMEHLTAILAEHVLTNPEIFDGLDDSVKELLYWHAVEEIEHKAVAFDVFMSTEGDQAYLRRVLRFATLMFSVRISLYMVALLWWSKKRPTWRDIKEFYKFLFGKKGMISGVRSNYKDFFKAGFHPWDHENTDLIERWKKEFYREEHDQGREKTA; the protein is encoded by the coding sequence ATGTCAGTCATTACACCAGAGATACAACCGCGTCGCATGGCGATTCCGTTTGATTCACTGACGCAACGTTTTTTCTTCCTTGATAATCCATTATTGAGCGTCTTTGTGGGCGCATTATCGTCAACGTTTCCACCTGGTGAAGCGGAGTTTATTGCTTCGGTTCGTTTGTATCGTGACAAAGTGACATCACCAGAATTACAGGAACAAATTCGTGGTTTTATTGGCCAAGAAGGACATCATAGTCATCAGCATAAGCGCGCGAATGAAGTACTTCGTGACTTAGGCATTGACGCTGTGCGTTTAGAAAAGAGTTTAGAGCGCGAAATTAAACGGCGCTTACATGAGGGGAAAGCTAAACCTAAGTTTCGTTTAGCGTTAACGGTTGGCATGGAGCACTTAACGGCAATTTTAGCTGAGCATGTGTTGACCAATCCCGAGATCTTCGACGGCTTAGATGATTCGGTAAAAGAGTTACTTTATTGGCATGCTGTCGAAGAGATTGAGCACAAGGCCGTAGCTTTCGATGTATTCATGAGTACCGAAGGAGATCAGGCGTATTTACGTCGCGTTTTACGTTTTGCAACCCTTATGTTTTCTGTTCGCATCAGCCTATATATGGTTGCGCTATTGTGGTGGTCGAAAAAACGACCAACGTGGCGCGATATAAAAGAATTCTATAAATTCCTTTTTGGTAAAAAAGGAATGATTAGTGGCGTTCGTAGTAATTATAAAGACTTTTTTAAAGCGGGCTTTCATCCTTGGGATCACGAGAATACCGATTTAATAGAACGCTGGAAGAAAGAGTTCTATCGCGAAGAACACGATCAAGGGCGAGAAAAAACGGCCTAG
- a CDS encoding metal-dependent hydrolase, protein MNATVTNLDIKPEIKPRHMSMPFEQIDTPYFFAGNALLSTFFAALSSTFPAGEGEFIASVRLYRDKVKDPLLQEQIRGFIGQEGHHSRQHQRANEVLRDLGLDAVALDKHLESYIARRVHKHSPKFRLATTVGMEHLTAILAEHILTYPETVETLSEPVKDLLYWHAVEEIEHKAVAFDTFMSIENDQKYLRRMMVWATLFFIHRISWYMGKLLWQQKKLPSWSDIKGFAGFMFGKKGMFTGITKNYLDFYKKGFHPWDHENRDLIERWKTEFYREEQDVGAQRAAEKTKSA, encoded by the coding sequence ATGAACGCTACAGTAACCAATCTGGATATCAAACCAGAAATTAAGCCTCGCCATATGTCGATGCCTTTTGAGCAAATTGATACGCCGTATTTTTTTGCTGGTAATGCTTTGTTGTCGACTTTTTTCGCAGCATTATCGTCAACATTTCCCGCGGGGGAAGGTGAGTTCATCGCGTCTGTACGTTTATATCGAGACAAAGTAAAAGACCCGTTATTGCAAGAACAAATTCGCGGTTTTATCGGTCAAGAAGGGCATCACAGTCGTCAGCATCAGCGCGCAAATGAAGTGTTGCGTGATCTTGGTTTGGATGCTGTTGCTTTAGATAAGCATTTAGAAAGCTACATAGCCCGTCGTGTGCATAAACATTCGCCGAAATTCCGCTTGGCGACAACGGTCGGCATGGAGCATTTAACGGCGATTTTAGCGGAACATATTTTAACGTATCCAGAAACGGTAGAAACGCTTTCTGAGCCAGTAAAAGATTTATTGTACTGGCATGCGGTCGAAGAGATTGAACATAAGGCTGTGGCCTTCGACACCTTTATGTCGATTGAAAACGACCAAAAATATTTGCGCCGCATGATGGTGTGGGCGACGCTATTTTTTATTCATCGTATCAGCTGGTATATGGGCAAGCTGTTATGGCAGCAAAAGAAGTTACCCTCTTGGTCGGATATCAAAGGCTTTGCCGGTTTTATGTTCGGTAAAAAGGGTATGTTCACAGGTATTACTAAGAACTATTTAGACTTCTACAAAAAAGGCTTCCATCCTTGGGATCATGAGAATCGTGATTTGATTGAGCGTTGGAAGACAGAGTTCTATCGCGAAGAGCAGGATGTTGGTGCGCAACGGGCTGCTGAGAAAACAAAGAGCGCTTAG
- a CDS encoding long-chain-fatty-acid--CoA ligase: MLGQMMDRQLLISGLLEHAETTHPHSEIVSRRCEGDIHRYTMKDAAERARKVANVLTRFGIQQGDRVATLAWNNYRHFEMYFGVSGFGAVLHTINPRLFAEQLIYIVNHAEDRFIFVDLTFVPLLEAIKDHITGVEGFVILCDENKMPDTSLPNAMCYETLLAAESSDFAWPEFPETHGASMCYTSGTTGNPKGVLYSHRSTVLHALASVGDEVMGLSSSSCFLPVVPMFHVNAWGTPYSACITGAKQVFPGPGMDGASLWELIEAEQPDLLLGVPTVWLMLLNHMDKIGKKLESVENVIVGGAAAPLQMIKDFDQKHDAFLIHAWGMTEMSPIGTINAHNHIMEKLPREERYLLQQKQGRPVYGVQIKIIDDAGNELPRDGKTFGRLMVSGPWIVSSYYKNDDVSSFENGWFDTGDVATIDENNYMQIVDRSKDVIKSGGEWISSIDLENAAVGHPDLAECCVIGARHPKWDERPILLAIRHPGVDVDEASVLAYLQDKIAKWWMPDAVIFVESLPHTATGKLLKIDLRKEYENYLIEKENA, translated from the coding sequence ATGTTAGGCCAGATGATGGATCGTCAGCTGCTGATTTCAGGCTTGCTGGAACACGCAGAGACTACCCACCCCCATTCTGAAATTGTAAGCCGCCGCTGTGAAGGCGATATACATCGCTACACCATGAAAGATGCTGCGGAACGTGCGCGTAAAGTCGCTAACGTATTAACTCGATTTGGCATTCAGCAAGGTGATCGCGTGGCGACGCTGGCTTGGAACAACTACCGCCACTTTGAGATGTACTTTGGTGTTTCGGGCTTTGGTGCTGTTTTACACACGATTAATCCGCGCCTGTTCGCCGAACAGCTTATCTATATTGTTAATCACGCAGAAGATAGGTTTATCTTCGTTGATTTAACTTTCGTACCATTATTAGAAGCCATTAAAGATCACATTACCGGCGTTGAAGGCTTTGTCATTCTGTGTGACGAAAACAAGATGCCGGACACTAGCTTGCCTAACGCTATGTGTTACGAAACTCTACTGGCTGCTGAGTCGTCTGACTTTGCTTGGCCTGAGTTCCCAGAAACTCACGGCGCAAGTATGTGTTACACCTCGGGTACTACGGGTAATCCAAAAGGCGTACTGTACAGCCACCGTTCAACCGTATTGCACGCCTTGGCGTCAGTGGGTGATGAAGTGATGGGCTTGTCATCGTCATCATGTTTCTTACCTGTGGTGCCTATGTTCCATGTTAATGCTTGGGGCACACCTTATTCAGCGTGTATTACCGGAGCTAAGCAGGTTTTCCCTGGCCCTGGTATGGATGGCGCGTCTTTATGGGAATTGATTGAAGCTGAGCAGCCAGACTTATTGTTAGGTGTTCCGACGGTATGGTTAATGCTCCTGAATCATATGGATAAAATCGGTAAGAAGCTTGAGTCGGTAGAAAACGTTATTGTGGGGGGAGCTGCGGCACCGCTGCAAATGATCAAAGATTTTGATCAAAAACACGATGCTTTCTTGATTCATGCATGGGGCATGACGGAGATGAGCCCAATCGGAACGATTAATGCTCACAACCACATTATGGAAAAACTGCCGCGTGAAGAGCGGTATTTGCTACAACAAAAGCAGGGTCGTCCTGTTTATGGTGTACAAATTAAAATCATCGATGATGCTGGAAATGAATTGCCGCGCGACGGTAAAACCTTTGGACGTTTGATGGTTAGCGGTCCTTGGATTGTGAGTAGTTATTATAAAAATGACGATGTGAGTAGCTTTGAAAATGGTTGGTTTGATACCGGCGATGTAGCGACTATCGATGAAAATAATTACATGCAGATTGTTGATCGCTCTAAAGACGTTATTAAGTCTGGTGGTGAGTGGATCAGCTCCATTGACTTGGAAAACGCTGCGGTTGGTCATCCTGATTTAGCAGAATGCTGCGTGATTGGCGCTCGTCATCCTAAGTGGGATGAACGACCTATTTTGTTGGCGATTCGCCATCCCGGTGTCGACGTTGATGAAGCGAGTGTACTGGCCTATTTACAGGATAAAATTGCAAAATGGTGGATGCCTGATGCGGTTATTTTCGTTGAGTCTTTACCGCATACTGCAACAGGTAAACTCTTAAAAATAGATTTACGCAAAGAGTATGAAAATTACTTAATAGAAAAAGAAAACGCGTAA
- a CDS encoding fatty acid desaturase — protein MTSTTSSDAERIETIKAVIRESGDNWRRRHSILANQNFMGMTIFLGSIAGILLCGWAYLDGYLSAWLCIPLVAILTSFLHELEHDLIHWMYFKNNKKIHNLMLLGVWIFRPGTINPWIRRKLHFLHHKTSGTSQDLEERGIGNGHPYGFVRFWVMMDTFTGNLLRVWMFVPAGRRWHSAKRIIASNLPFGVITAIVWYSFLAIHLINGLLSLASWSVPSALLNYANAVTPLIVILIAPFYLRSFCLNFISSNMHYYGNVESVLTQTQVLNAKRFLPFQLFCFNFGSTHGIHHFVVGEPFYIRQLTAADAHKVMRENGVLFNDLGTFARANRYENVAPNRASATAA, from the coding sequence ATGACATCTACGACTAGCTCCGATGCCGAGCGTATCGAAACCATCAAAGCGGTGATTCGCGAAAGTGGTGATAACTGGCGTCGGCGCCATAGCATCCTCGCCAATCAAAATTTCATGGGCATGACGATTTTCTTAGGGTCTATTGCGGGGATTTTGTTGTGTGGCTGGGCCTATCTTGACGGGTATTTATCCGCTTGGCTGTGCATTCCATTGGTCGCAATTTTAACCTCGTTTTTGCATGAACTAGAGCACGACTTAATTCACTGGATGTATTTTAAAAACAATAAAAAAATTCATAATTTAATGTTGCTGGGAGTGTGGATCTTCCGACCTGGGACGATTAACCCGTGGATTCGTCGTAAGCTGCATTTTTTGCATCACAAAACTTCCGGTACTTCCCAAGACTTAGAAGAGCGCGGCATAGGCAATGGCCATCCTTATGGCTTTGTGCGCTTCTGGGTCATGATGGATACCTTTACCGGTAATCTGTTGCGCGTATGGATGTTCGTACCGGCGGGTCGTCGTTGGCATTCAGCGAAACGTATCATTGCTTCGAATCTGCCATTCGGCGTCATCACTGCAATCGTGTGGTATAGCTTCTTAGCCATTCATCTCATTAATGGCCTGCTAAGCCTTGCAAGCTGGTCGGTTCCGTCAGCTTTACTCAATTACGCTAACGCCGTAACACCGTTAATCGTAATTTTAATTGCGCCATTTTATCTGCGTTCTTTTTGCTTAAATTTCATTAGCTCCAATATGCATTATTACGGCAATGTGGAGTCAGTTCTAACGCAAACTCAGGTCCTTAATGCCAAGCGTTTTTTACCTTTCCAATTATTTTGTTTTAACTTCGGTAGCACTCACGGTATTCATCATTTTGTCGTTGGCGAGCCGTTTTATATTCGCCAATTAACGGCAGCCGATGCCCACAAAGTGATGCGCGAAAACGGCGTGCTATTTAATGACCTAGGTACATTTGCGCGGGCGAATCGCTACGAAAATGTCGCGCCAAACCGAGCAAGCGCGACCGCCGCGTAG
- a CDS encoding nucleotidyltransferase family protein: protein MGIGIVILAAGRSERFGQDKRCLPLNNKDSVLLATIRAAKASGLSCYVVLHPGDHELMHQCQQDGVEAGICPDARLGIGHSIAFGVRANQHWQGWIIARGNMPWVQPVTYQQLAASLFDHPCIRPVDGDGHPGFPTAFRREFGWNLMQLHGHRTEVRLMPSCSDIDLVVNDPAISRVIRTPKDLCPLHQITNDTQPPAFSQAAI, encoded by the coding sequence ATGGGGATTGGTATCGTCATCCTAGCGGCGGGGCGTAGTGAGCGCTTCGGTCAGGATAAACGCTGTTTACCCTTGAACAATAAGGACTCTGTCTTACTCGCGACTATTCGAGCAGCCAAAGCCAGCGGACTGTCATGCTATGTGGTTTTACATCCGGGCGACCATGAATTAATGCACCAATGCCAACAAGATGGTGTTGAAGCAGGCATCTGCCCAGACGCTCGCCTTGGCATTGGTCACAGCATTGCGTTTGGTGTACGCGCAAACCAGCATTGGCAAGGTTGGATTATAGCGCGCGGCAATATGCCTTGGGTGCAGCCTGTGACCTATCAGCAGTTAGCCGCATCCTTATTTGATCATCCTTGCATACGTCCTGTGGACGGTGATGGACACCCAGGATTCCCAACCGCTTTTCGCCGTGAGTTTGGCTGGAATTTAATGCAGTTGCATGGCCATCGTACAGAAGTACGGCTGATGCCATCCTGCTCCGATATTGACCTTGTAGTGAATGATCCAGCGATTTCTCGCGTCATTCGCACTCCTAAAGATCTTTGTCCTTTGCATCAAATCACTAATGACACCCAACCACCTGCTTTTTCGCAAGCTGCTATTTGA
- a CDS encoding 2-dehydropantoate 2-reductase — protein MKVVILGAGAIGCYLGAALKAGGLAPTLIARPRVIADIHQAGGLTISDYQEEQWQVGTPDMTDSNEALADADIVLLTVKCLAVEESAQLLHQYCKAGTLVLCLQNGLGSDAIIKRICPTLNILRGIVGFNVAPLGEGRFHRGTEGAIYCEPNDTIRAALTSAFAKTNIQLLSNSDYEAIVWAKLQLNLNNAINALSGLPLKTELEHAGYRRILSAAMTELLVVAKAKNLNLPKLTRLPARWLPPLMNFPDWLFKKLAASMLAIDPQARSSMWEDLHLGRLTEVEYLNGAVVKAASKLGIDAPVNAALCTLIHQVEHHQRHEGLSSSEIEKAIKKEKKKIEQKKGR, from the coding sequence ATGAAGGTTGTGATTCTTGGTGCAGGTGCTATCGGATGTTATTTAGGAGCAGCCCTCAAGGCTGGCGGACTAGCACCAACCCTAATCGCTAGGCCGCGAGTAATAGCGGATATCCACCAAGCCGGTGGTTTGACGATTAGCGACTATCAAGAGGAACAATGGCAAGTTGGCACTCCTGACATGACGGACAGCAATGAAGCTCTCGCCGATGCTGACATAGTACTCCTTACCGTTAAGTGCCTCGCCGTTGAAGAGTCGGCCCAATTACTCCACCAGTACTGTAAAGCTGGAACCCTTGTGTTGTGTCTACAAAACGGCTTAGGCAGTGATGCCATCATTAAACGTATATGCCCCACACTTAACATCCTTAGGGGAATCGTTGGCTTTAACGTTGCTCCTCTAGGTGAGGGTCGCTTTCATCGCGGAACGGAAGGCGCTATTTACTGCGAGCCTAACGATACCATTCGCGCTGCATTAACCTCAGCGTTTGCAAAAACCAATATTCAATTACTATCCAACTCAGATTACGAAGCTATCGTTTGGGCTAAGTTACAGTTAAATTTAAACAATGCGATTAACGCACTCTCTGGCTTGCCGCTTAAAACTGAATTAGAACACGCTGGATATCGTCGCATTTTAAGTGCTGCAATGACGGAATTACTGGTTGTCGCTAAAGCAAAAAATCTAAACCTACCAAAACTAACGCGACTACCTGCGCGCTGGTTACCTCCGCTAATGAATTTTCCTGATTGGTTATTTAAAAAACTAGCAGCGAGCATGCTGGCTATAGACCCTCAAGCGCGTTCTTCTATGTGGGAAGATCTACACTTAGGGCGCTTAACCGAGGTTGAATACTTAAACGGTGCTGTGGTTAAAGCTGCAAGTAAGCTTGGTATAGATGCGCCAGTGAATGCCGCATTGTGCACTCTCATACACCAAGTAGAACACCATCAACGGCATGAGGGTTTGTCGTCCTCTGAGATTGAAAAAGCCATCAAGAAAGAAAAGAAAAAAATTGAACAAAAAAAAGGGCGTTAA
- a CDS encoding YaiI/YqxD family protein, whose translation MPTIWVDADATPKPIREVICKAAIRTAITTYFVANHRVPVTPCPHIHTVQVEAGFDVADNVIVQRAEDGDLVITQDIPLAAELMERAITVINNRGETYTAETIRQRLNMRDFMETLRSSGVQSGGPAAFSDRDKQQFANSLDRWLTRQRKA comes from the coding sequence ATGCCGACCATCTGGGTGGATGCAGATGCGACACCAAAACCGATACGTGAAGTTATTTGCAAAGCGGCTATCCGCACTGCGATTACCACCTACTTTGTCGCCAACCACCGTGTACCTGTTACACCCTGCCCACATATCCATACAGTTCAAGTCGAAGCAGGCTTTGATGTTGCTGACAACGTCATAGTGCAGCGTGCAGAAGACGGCGATCTAGTGATTACGCAAGATATTCCACTGGCAGCAGAATTAATGGAACGTGCTATTACTGTGATTAACAATCGCGGAGAAACCTATACAGCAGAAACCATTCGTCAGCGTCTCAATATGCGTGATTTTATGGAAACCTTGCGCTCAAGTGGTGTACAAAGTGGGGGGCCTGCGGCCTTCTCTGACCGCGACAAGCAACAATTCGCCAATTCTCTAGATCGTTGGTTAACCCGCCAACGTAAGGCTTAG